The nucleotide sequence GCGCCAGTGATACCCGGTTTTAGGGATGCCATGCAGCAACACCACGGGGACACCCGTTCCAGCGAAGCGATAGTGCAGGCTCGTGCCATTGACCGCGGCGCGGTCTGTGTGCACCGGGGTTCCCTGGTGGTCGACCATCGTACATTTGTCTTCCTTCGTAAGCGGTGATTGTATCATGCCGTAAAGGACCCCGTTGCCCACTTCATCTACAATAACTCACCCCAAAGTGAGCCCCCTCTTCCTCTTCTCAGCCGATGGCCAGTAACGTGAAAGCCGGCACCACCAATGCGCAGAATCGGCAAGTGTTGTCGGCTTGGTGCTCCGTCAATGAGGTCTTGCGCGACATCAGCCCCCGCTGGAAGATGGTGCTTTTGCATGGCATTGCCCACGGGGTGGCCCAGTTCAGCCGGCTCAAGCAGGCCTTTCCCACCTTATCGGATCAGGTGCTCGGCCAACGCTTGGCCGAGTTGGTGGCCGAGGGGTTAGTCGAGAAGGCCGCCGTGGCGAATACCGTCCCACCGCAAATTCGCTACTCGCCCACACCCAAGGGCCACGCCTTGCTGACTATTATCGATGCCCTGCAACGCTGGGGCCAGCAGGAGTGGTCGAGCGACCACCGCGGAGATGGAGCAGCGGAGCCGGATGTTCCTAAGGCCAACTAGGGAGCTCGGAAGTCCAATAGGCCCGTTCCGTTTCGAAAGGCGTACGGGGCCGCTATCGTCTCAAGCAAGTAGTTGGGGGATCAACAGGCTGACGGAAGTAGAGCAAAAAGCGCTGGGAACATTTGTTCTCATTCCTTAGCAAGCAAGGCGTTGGAGCCAACTAACCCCGTGGTCGGGCCTTGGACACCTTCTGATAGGTCAATCACGAAAGGTTCAGGTACCTGCTGGGGAAATGAAAAGCAACTCCGTGCGTA is from Hymenobacter tibetensis and encodes:
- a CDS encoding winged helix-turn-helix transcriptional regulator is translated as MASNVKAGTTNAQNRQVLSAWCSVNEVLRDISPRWKMVLLHGIAHGVAQFSRLKQAFPTLSDQVLGQRLAELVAEGLVEKAAVANTVPPQIRYSPTPKGHALLTIIDALQRWGQQEWSSDHRGDGAAEPDVPKAN